Proteins from a genomic interval of Rhipicephalus microplus isolate Deutch F79 chromosome 6, USDA_Rmic, whole genome shotgun sequence:
- the LOC142765136 gene encoding uncharacterized protein LOC142765136: MALMPHVCKVVHGRTEAPRTYSSVTEHSSSRTETQDRQEREKQVKQTEAPSQTESQRLERRRVLVVGDSNVARARDGVFETVKEDGRDRGEAQSGKSMVDALAKAQEVVENSMEGENLVIIHAGLNNVLKGKDQNLQRKIEDGMHKLRKASGSVHVIICTVPEVWGQPRGIERKVVEANCVIKGLSRQLGYSVMEVNQNVYEPGTRPFAQDGIHYSGATGRRVGNRMGRQAIALLGGPRALRPTV, encoded by the exons atggcgctcatgcctcacgtgtgcaaGGTTGTGCACGGTCg cacggaggctccaagaacatacagctcggtgacAGAGCATTCTTCAAGCAGGACAGAAACACAGGACCGAcaggagagagagaaacaggtgaagcaaacagaggcgccatcacaaacagaaagccagcgattggagcgtagaagggttctagtggtgggggactctaacgtggccagggctAGGGATGGTGTCTTCGaaacagtgaaggaagatgggagagacAGGGGGGAggcacagtcagggaagagcatggtggatgcactggctaaagctcaggaggttgtagaaaacagcatggagggcgaaaatctagtcattattcatgctgggctcaataatgtgttgaagggcaaggatcagaatcTTCAGAGAAAGATAGAGGATGGGATGCATAAGCTCCGAAAAGcgtctgggagtgtgcatgtgatcATATGCACAGTCCCggaggtctgggggcagcctcgtgggattgaaaggaaggtagtggaggccaattgtgtgatcaagggtttgagccgacaactcggatacagcgtaatggaagttaaccaaaacgtgtacgagcccggcactcgcccctttgcacaggatggcattcactacagtggtgcgacgggcagaagggtcggtaacagaatgggtcgccaagccatagctttattagggggacccagagccctgaggccaacagtgtag